The Pseudomonadota bacterium genome includes a region encoding these proteins:
- a CDS encoding extracellular solute-binding protein — translation MRPRDGLLALAVLTSPLTAVAADTLTVATWGGAYEAVQRQVLFDPFEADTGVSIETVPYSGGSEILDDPPDVVDMAMSEAIAACRMQRLRPLAHGTLPDGIDGTPASDDFIGGAMQRCALTHTIYATVIAYDIRAYPGRRPSRIADLFDLENFPGARALRRTPSDNLEWALMSSGVPRREIYSLLSTARGLDLAFSRLDEIRHALVWWDKGEEPVELLESGTVAMASGYNGRFFSARLDDDSPIEIIWDGQIQEYQTWVIPAHAARPNLAWQFIRHATRSRPLAELAERIAYGPARRSAAERVLRHPDRGIDMRPHIPTHPYNSANAISKDVTWYANTLDRIRDRFERWLEAESGSSATAR, via the coding sequence ATGCGGCCGCGTGACGGCCTGCTGGCGCTTGCCGTCCTGACGTCGCCGCTGACAGCAGTGGCCGCCGACACATTAACCGTGGCGACCTGGGGCGGTGCCTACGAGGCCGTGCAGCGCCAGGTGCTGTTCGACCCGTTCGAGGCCGACACCGGTGTGAGCATCGAGACCGTGCCCTATTCGGGCGGTTCAGAAATCCTCGACGATCCACCGGACGTGGTCGATATGGCCATGAGCGAGGCCATTGCCGCCTGCCGCATGCAGCGTCTGCGCCCGCTAGCTCACGGAACACTTCCCGACGGCATCGATGGCACCCCGGCCAGCGATGACTTCATCGGCGGCGCCATGCAGCGTTGCGCATTGACTCACACGATCTACGCCACGGTCATCGCCTACGATATCCGGGCCTACCCGGGCCGAAGACCGTCTCGCATCGCGGATCTGTTCGATCTGGAGAATTTCCCGGGAGCGCGCGCATTGCGGCGCACGCCGAGCGACAACCTGGAATGGGCGCTGATGTCCAGCGGCGTGCCGAGGCGCGAGATCTATTCGCTGCTCAGCACGGCCCGTGGCCTGGACCTTGCCTTCTCGCGTCTCGACGAAATCCGTCATGCGCTGGTCTGGTGGGATAAAGGCGAGGAGCCAGTCGAGCTGCTCGAATCCGGAACAGTGGCCATGGCATCCGGCTACAACGGGCGGTTCTTCAGTGCCCGCTTGGACGACGATAGCCCGATCGAGATCATCTGGGACGGGCAGATCCAGGAATACCAGACCTGGGTTATTCCAGCGCATGCAGCCCGACCGAACCTGGCCTGGCAGTTCATCCGTCACGCAACGCGCAGCAGGCCGCTGGCCGAGCTTGCCGAACGAATCGCCTACGGACCGGCACGCCGTTCGGCGGCCGAGCGCGTCCTGCGACATCCCGATCGCGGCATCGACATGCGTCCGCACATACCGACCCACCCCTACAACAGCGCCAACGCAATCAGCAAGGATGTGACGTGGTACGCCAACACCCTAGATCGCATTCGCGATCGTTTCGAACGCTGGCTGGAGGCGGAATCGGGTTCTTCTGCGACCGCGCGATGA